The genomic interval CCGATCCATGCCAGATGCGACCGATGCTCGCAAATACGCGGAAAACAAGCTCCGTTTTCCGCTCCGGGACACTGTAACACCTGTCACACCTTTACAGGAAAAACGGCAGAAAGCTGAACGCATGACCGATACCGTCTACATCCAGCCCCTGACCACCACATCCGCTCCGCAAGCGGTGGACGGGGACGCGGTGCGGCTGGCGGGCGGCATGGTCTACGCCCGCGAGTTCGCCGTGATCCTGCGCCGCGATGGCGAGGTGGCGGAACGAGTGCTGACCACGAAGGCGCGGATCGAGGCGGTCCTGGGCGCTTTGCCCGACGCCGTGGGGGCCGAGGCCGAAGCGCAATGGGCGAACCTCACCGCGGTCCACGCGCCGATGCAGCTCGGGGCGCGCACCATCCGGCTCGACCAGCCGCAGGTCGTCGGCATCCTCAACGTCACACCCGACAGCTTCAGCGACGGGGGCGAGTTCATGGACGATCCTGACGCGATGCGCGCCCACGCCGCCGCCATGCACGAAGCTGGCGCGGCGATCATCGACATAGGCGGCGAGAGCACCCGACCGGGCGCGAAGGCCGTGTGGGAGGGGCAGGAGATCGAGCGCGTCGTTCCGGCCATCGAACACTGTTCCGGAATGGGCGCCGCCATCAGCGTCGACACGCGTCGTCCGGCGGTGATGGAGGCGGCGCTGGCGGCGGGCGCGCACCTCGTCAACGATGTCTCGGCGCTTCGCTACGATCCCCGCAGTCTCGAGTTCGTGGCTGCGAGCCGTGTGCCGGTCGTCCTCATGCACGCCCCGGGTGAAGGCGAGAACCTGCATGCCGGGGGCGACTACCGGCAAGTCGTGCTCGACGTGTTCGACTTCCTGCGATCGGCGCGCGACCGGGCGCTCGATGCCGGCATCACGCGCGATCGGATCGTGCTCGATCCGGGGATCGGTTTCGGCAAGAGCATGGCCGACAACCTCGCGCTGCTGAACGCGTTGCCGCTGTTCCACGCGCTCGGTCAGCCGCTGATGCTGGGGGCGAGCCGCAAGCGCATGATCGGCGCTCTGTCGAACGAGGCCGGAGCGCATGAGCGGCTCGGCGGGTCGCTGGCTCTGGCCATGTGCGGCATGGATGCAGGCGTGCAGCTGCTGCGCGTTCACGACGTCTTCGCAACCGTTCAGGCGCGCAACGTATGGCGCGGCATGCGCGATGCCGCCCTCACCGACTTCAGCATGCTGACGGATTGAACGCGATCACTCGAGGGCGGAGAAGTCCAGGCTGTCGCGCACCTGCGCCAGCGCCTCCCGGCCGGCCGTCGTACCGTCTTCGGTGCGGTCAATCACGACCAGGGTGCGTTCGCCCGCCGGCAGGTAGGTGAAATCGACCGTAGTGGCCCCGTTGGTCCAGGTCAGGCCGAACCCCTCCCGACCGGCGACGCTGGCGGAGTGGCGGGGCTTGCCCCCCAGTTCGCGCAACGATGCGTCCGCAACGTAGTCGGCATAAGGCCTGTCGAGAAGCGCAAGCGCCAGACCGACCTCTTCCTCCGCCGTACATTCGCTGTCGTCGGGAGAGTCGCCATAGGAACAGCCGGCCGTGCCGATGTTGTCGAGCAGTTCGGTGGGAATGAATTTCGTCGCATAGGTCGGCTCGTCGAAATCCGGCGGAAGCGGCACATCCACCTCCGCACGCGAAAGGACGCTCGCATCGAAATCGTAGCCTATGGGACCGATCGAGCCGTCGGTGAGGTCGTTTGCGACGATATCGGGCGAGGCGAGGCTTTGTGCGGCATCCGGTTCGGTTTGCCCCGCTTTCTGCGCGTCGCATGCCGTCAGGGTAAGGCAGGCGGCGGCGAGCAGGGCGAGACCGGGTTGCTTCATGTTAATAGAGTGCTCGAAAACCTTCTGCGTTCCGACACTTGTCCACGCTTCGTCGCAATAGGACAGTCGTTGAAAGCCAGTCAGGCAGCGTTGTCGATGCCGAGATCGGACAGCTTGCGGTACAAGGTAGACCGGCCGATACCCAGTCGCCGCGCGACCTCGGTCATGCGTCCGCGGTAATGCCCGATGGCGAGCCGTATGACGTCGGCCTCGATGTCCTCGAGCGGACGCAGGTTGCCGTCATCGCAATACAGTTGCACGCCGGCACTTTCCCGCATCGGTTCGCAGGCACTAGTTTCGCCCACGATCTCGCGAACTTGCGGGAAATCTTCGGCCGTCAGCGCATCCCCGTCGCAGAACACCGCAGCGCGAAACAGCACCGCCTGCAACTGCCGCACATTTCCGGGCCAGTCGAAGGCGGCTAGCAGGTTCAGCGCTTCGTTGGTGACCCCAAGCGGACGCAGGCCCGGCTGCTCTCCGATCCGGTTGAGGAAATGGCGCGTCAAAGCCGAAATGTCGCCGATGCGCTCCCGCAGGGGCGGAAGTTCGATCTCGGTACGGGAAACCAGGCGAAGCAGGTCTTCCCGGAAATGCCCCGTGGCCACCAGATCGGCAAGTGGCAGATTGCTCGCAGATATTATGCGGATATCGACCTTGTAGCCATATTGCGAGCCAAGGGGCTTCACGCAATTGGTCTCCATGACCGTGATGAGGCGATCCTGCACGTCCACCGGCAGACGGTCGATCTCGTCGAGAACCAGGGTGCCGCCGTCGCAGGATTGCAAGGCGCCGACCTGTTGTTCGAAGGCTCCGGCGAATGCACCCTTCTCGTGGCCGAAGAGGACCGAATCGAGACTGCTGGCCGGAACGGCCCCTGCGTTGATCATGCGGAACGCCGCGCGGGCGCGCGGGGAAGCGCCGACCATGGCGCGGATAAGCATCTCCTTCCCGGTCCCGCTCTCGCCCTCGATCAGCACGGGACCATGACCGCGAGCCGCCTTCGCCGCTTTCGCCAGAGCGTCGCGAAACGGCGGGGCCGTGCCCACCATCGCATCGAAATCGAGGTCGGCGGGCATCTTTTCGGTCAGCGGGGTCAGCTCGTCGCGAGGCGTTTCGCGCGTCGTGGCGTTGCGAAGCGCCTGCATCAGCCGGTCGGGCGCGACGGGCTTGACCAGATAGTCCGTAGCCCCGGCTCGCATGGCTTCGACCGCGAGTTGGGGACTGGTGCTCGCCGTGAGCATCAATATGGGAAGCGCGGGGCGGCGTTCCTTCAATTCGGCGATCAGATCGCAGGCCTCGTCGCCCGGAACCCCCTGATCGAGTATGATGGCCGAAAGCTGCATACCCTGGCGCGTTCCGAGCATGGCGATCGCCTTCTCGCTTTCGTTGACGATGACCGTCCGCCAGCCCTCCCGCCCTGCCAGCGCGGTGATGAGCCGTCCCTGCGCCGGTTCGTCGTCGATCAGCATCAGTAGTCGCTGTTCGGGCTCTGCCATGCATCTTCCACCAGATTGCGCCGGACCTGTCCGGTCTTGAGCGGACGGCGCTATCATCGGGGGGTTAAAAAGCCCCTTAAGGACGAGGGCTTGAGCGATCGTCCGGCTGACGGTAGGGCTTTTCCCGATAGACAAGCGACGTGCCGCCAGGCGGCCCGATAGAGGAAGGCAATTTTCACGATGAGCAACCCGCGCGACATGAAGGCCGCGAACAGCACCTACGCCAGTTTCATCGGTACGCTGAAATGGTCGGTGCCCCTGATTGCGCTGATCGTCTTGTTCGTGGTGATCCTGATCTCCTGACGAGCACAAGGGGGGGGCATGCGGATAGCGGTTCTGAAGGAACGGGCGGAGGGGGAAACCCGCGTTGCTGCCACACCCGAAACGGTAAAGAAGCTGTCCGCGCTCGGTGCTACGCTCGCCATCGAGGAAGGTGCGGGCCGCCACGCCGCCATATCGGACGAAGCCTACCGCGACGCAGGCGGCGAAGTCGCCTCGGCGAGCGCGGCCGTTAAGAACGCCGATATGGTGCTGGGCGTCAACGCACCCCGACCGGACCTGCTCGAAGGGGCGAAGCAGGGCGCGTGGGTGATCGCTATGTTCAATCCCTTCGGACAGCGTGACCGCATCGAAGCGTACGCCGCGGCGGGGCTGGAAGCGCTGTCGATGGAGTTCATGCCCCGGATAACCCGGGCGCAGAGCATGGATGTCCTTTCCAGCCAGTCCAATCTCGCCGGCTACAAGGCGGTTCTGGCGGCGGCCGATACCTATGGCCGGGCCTTTCCCATGATGATGACGGCGGCTGGCACGGTTAACGCGGCGCGGGTGTTCGTCATGGGCGTAGGCGTGGCCGGATTGCAGGCGATCGCCACCGCCAAGCGGCTTGGTTCGCAGGTCAGTGCCACGGATGTGCGCTCCGCCACCAAGGAGCAGATCCAGTCGCTCGGTGCCAAGCCTGTTTTCGTGGACGAGGTCGAAGGTATCGAGGGCGAGGGCAGCGGCGGTTACGCCACGGAAATGAGCGAGGAATACCGCAAGGCCCAGGCCGAGCTGGTGAGCGCTCATATTGCCAGGCAGGACATCGTGATCACCACCGCGCTCATTCCCGGCAAACCGGCACCGCGCCTCGTAAGCGACGCGCAGATCGCCACGATGAAGCCTGGCAGCGTCATATTTGATCTGGCGGTGTCGCAAGGCGGCAATGTCGAAGGGTCCGTCGCGGACAGGATCGTCGATCGGCACGGCGTTCGGATCATGGGCTATTCGAACACCCCTGGACATCTGCCCGCCGATGCAAGCGCCCTTTATTCCCGCAATCTGTTCAACTTCCTCAACGCCTTCTGGGACAACGAAACGGGGCGCCCGGTGCTCGACGAGGAAATCGGCGAGGCTGTCCGGCTGACGAGGGATGGCAGGATCGTGAATGATCGGCTGACGGGAGCTGCCTGATGGACTTCATTTCGATCCTGTCGATTTTCGTTCTCGCCTGTTTCGTGGGCTATTACGTCGTCTGGTCGGTCACGCCCGCGCTTCATACGCCGCTGATGGCGGTGACGAACGCCATTTCAAGCGTGATCATCGTAGGCGCGCTGATCGCGGCCGCCGCGGCAGAAGTGCCGGGGGCGAAATGGCTGGGCCTGCTCGGCATCGTTCTCGCCAGCGTCAACATCTTTGGCGGCTTTGCGGTAACGGCGCGGATGCTGGCCATGTACAAGAAGAAGGATCGTCCAGCCGCCAGGGGTGACAAGTCGTGAGCGGCACGGTTACTCACACCGACCTCATCGTCTCGGTAACCGCGGGGGCGGCGGGAACGGGGGCGTCGCACGGGCCCACCAACGCGTGGGTCGCGCTCGCCTATCTTGTCGCGGGGGTCTTTTTCATCCTCGCGCTGCGTGGTCTTTCCTCACCCGCCACGAGCCGGACGGGCAATCGCTTCGGCATGACCGGGATGGCTATCGCGGTGGTGACGACGCTGGTGACGCATTTTCCGACGACCGGTTCACCCGGAAATGCGCTGCCGGTCGACGAGGGCTGGCCCGATCTTTTCTCTTTTGGCGAGATCTTTGTCGCCATTGCTATCGGTGCGATCATCGGCATCACTATCGCCCGGCGTATTGCGATGACGGCCATGCCGGAACTGGTTGCCGCCTTTCATTCGCTGGTCGGCCTTGCCGCGGTGCTGGTGGGCTGGGCGGCCTATCTCAATCCCGTGGCATTCGGCATTCTCGGCGCCTACGGCATCGAGCCGGTCAGCAAGGTCGAGATGGGGCTTGGCATCGCCATCGGCGCGATCACCTTTTCCGGATCGGTCATAGCCTTCCTCAAGCTGTCGGGCAGGATGAGCGGTTCGCCGATCCTACTGCCGGCCCGCCACGTCATCAACCTGGTCACACTGGGGGCGATCCTTGTCCTGACAGCCATGTTCGCGCACACGCCCGGGCAGGATGCGAATCTGATTTTCCTCATCGCGCTGACGGTACTGGCGTTCCTCATCGGCTTCCTGCTCATCATCCCCATTGGCGGTGCGGACATGCCGGTCGTGGTTTCGATGTTGAACAGCTATTCCGGCTGGGCCGCGGCGGCGATGGGCTTCACGCTCGGCAATTCGGCGATGATCATCACGGGCGCGCTGGTCGGCTCTTCGGGCGCGATCCTCAGCTACATCATGTGCCGCGCGATGAACCGCAGCTTCATTTCGGTCATCGCCGGCGGCTTCGGCGCGGACGAGGGCGGAGGGGGTGTCGGCGAACCGCGCGAGCAGCGTCCCTACAAGCAAGGAAGTGCCGAGGACGCTGCCTACATGCTCAAGCAGGCTGAAAGCGTCATCATCATCCCGGGCTACGGCATGGCGGTCGCCCAGGCGCAGCACGCGCTGCGCGAGATGAGCGACCTTCTCGAAGAACGGGGGGTCGAGGTGAAATACGCCATTCACCCCGTCGCCGGACGCATGCCGGGCCATATGAACGTCCTGCTCGCCGAAGCAAGTGTCGACTACGACAAGGTATTCGAGCTGGAAGATATCAACTCCGAATTCGCCCAGGCCGACGTCGCCTTCATCATCGGGGCTAACGACGTGGTGAACCCGGCGGCCAAGTCTGACAAGTCCAGCCCGATCTACGGGATGCCGGTGTTCGATGTGGACAAGGCAAAGCAGGTCTTCTTCATCAAGCGGTCGATGGGCGGGCTCGGCTATGCGGGCGTCGGTAACGACGTCTTCTACATGGACCAGACCATGATGCTGTTGTCCGACGCGAAGAAGATGGTGGAGGAAATCAACAAGAATCTGGACGATTGAAGGTTAACGCGGCGTTACCGGTTGACAGGGGTCGGGTCGGCGTCAGGATACTTCCCGGGATCAACCCAAGAGGAGTATCGGGGTCGTGAAATCTGGAAGTCATTGGCGCTTGCCGGGATAGCGGCGGGCACTATGGCAATCGCTGCACCCGTGTTGGCGCAGGGCAATGCCGCGACGGGCGTGGAGGGACCGATCGCCAATCAGTACATCTGTGTATTCGATGGTAACGTCATCTGCCGCGGACAGGCTCGTGCGGCCGCGGCCCGCCTGGCGAACGGCAACGGTGCCCGGGTGCTTCATGTCTACGAAAACTCCATTCGCGGTTTCGCCTTCCGAGGTTCAGCGCAGGGGGCGCAGAACATGGCTCGCGGCAACCCTTGGATCCGCTACTGCGGGCAAGACCGAGTAGTAACGCTCGCCCCTCCTCCGGGACGCGGCGGTGGCGGCGGGGGCAGCACCAGTCCATCGCAATCGACGCCATGGGGCATAGCCCGCGTAGGTGGTGCGGGAGAGGGTCGTGGCCGGGTCGCCTGGATCATTGATACGGGAATCGACCTCGACCATCCCGACCTTACCGTTTCCACGACCGCCAGCCGCGATTTTACCGGAGCGCGCGGCGGCCCGGACGACGATAACGGCCACGGCACGCATGTCGCCGGGACCATCGCCGCACGAAACAACTCCATCGGCGTGGTCGGGGTTGCCGCCGGGGCTACCGTCGTCGCGGTCAAGGTCCTGAACCGGCGCGGCAGCGGCAGCTATTCGGACATTATTGCAGGTGTCGACTATGTCGCGGGTGCAGCCGGGTCGGGGCAGGTGGCGAACATGAGCCTTGGTGGAGGCGCCTACCAGCCGCTCGACGACGCGGTCCTGGCAGCTTCGCAGCGAGTGAAGATGGTCATCGCGGCGGGCAATGACGGAGCAGACTCTTCCGGTTCCTCTCCCGCGCGCGTCAACGGCACGAACGTTTACACGATCAGCGCGATCGATCAGAACGACAACCTGACAAGCTGGTCGAATTACGGTTCGCCGGTCGATTACGCCGAGCCGGGCCTCAATATCGCTTCCACCTGGAAAGATGGCGGTTACAACACCATCAGCGGCACCTCGATGGCAGCCCCTCACGCGGCGGGCATTCTGCTGCTGGGCAATATCGCGACCGATGGCTATGCCGGTAATGACCGAGACGGCAGTCCCGATCGTATCGGGCATCGCTGAAGCAGCAAAACCGTTCCGCGGGACGGCGAAGTAATTGACGTTGACCGCCCGTTCATTGCTCCATGGCAATGAACGGGCGGTTTCGTGAACGACGACGAAGCAGGGGAAGACAGGTGCGAAAGCTGGGCT from Aurantiacibacter spongiae carries:
- the folP gene encoding dihydropteroate synthase yields the protein MTDTVYIQPLTTTSAPQAVDGDAVRLAGGMVYAREFAVILRRDGEVAERVLTTKARIEAVLGALPDAVGAEAEAQWANLTAVHAPMQLGARTIRLDQPQVVGILNVTPDSFSDGGEFMDDPDAMRAHAAAMHEAGAAIIDIGGESTRPGAKAVWEGQEIERVVPAIEHCSGMGAAISVDTRRPAVMEAALAAGAHLVNDVSALRYDPRSLEFVAASRVPVVLMHAPGEGENLHAGGDYRQVVLDVFDFLRSARDRALDAGITRDRIVLDPGIGFGKSMADNLALLNALPLFHALGQPLMLGASRKRMIGALSNEAGAHERLGGSLALAMCGMDAGVQLLRVHDVFATVQARNVWRGMRDAALTDFSMLTD
- a CDS encoding sigma-54-dependent transcriptional regulator, producing the protein MAEPEQRLLMLIDDEPAQGRLITALAGREGWRTVIVNESEKAIAMLGTRQGMQLSAIILDQGVPGDEACDLIAELKERRPALPILMLTASTSPQLAVEAMRAGATDYLVKPVAPDRLMQALRNATTRETPRDELTPLTEKMPADLDFDAMVGTAPPFRDALAKAAKAARGHGPVLIEGESGTGKEMLIRAMVGASPRARAAFRMINAGAVPASSLDSVLFGHEKGAFAGAFEQQVGALQSCDGGTLVLDEIDRLPVDVQDRLITVMETNCVKPLGSQYGYKVDIRIISASNLPLADLVATGHFREDLLRLVSRTEIELPPLRERIGDISALTRHFLNRIGEQPGLRPLGVTNEALNLLAAFDWPGNVRQLQAVLFRAAVFCDGDALTAEDFPQVREIVGETSACEPMRESAGVQLYCDDGNLRPLEDIEADVIRLAIGHYRGRMTEVARRLGIGRSTLYRKLSDLGIDNAA
- a CDS encoding Re/Si-specific NAD(P)(+) transhydrogenase subunit alpha, translating into MRIAVLKERAEGETRVAATPETVKKLSALGATLAIEEGAGRHAAISDEAYRDAGGEVASASAAVKNADMVLGVNAPRPDLLEGAKQGAWVIAMFNPFGQRDRIEAYAAAGLEALSMEFMPRITRAQSMDVLSSQSNLAGYKAVLAAADTYGRAFPMMMTAAGTVNAARVFVMGVGVAGLQAIATAKRLGSQVSATDVRSATKEQIQSLGAKPVFVDEVEGIEGEGSGGYATEMSEEYRKAQAELVSAHIARQDIVITTALIPGKPAPRLVSDAQIATMKPGSVIFDLAVSQGGNVEGSVADRIVDRHGVRIMGYSNTPGHLPADASALYSRNLFNFLNAFWDNETGRPVLDEEIGEAVRLTRDGRIVNDRLTGAA
- a CDS encoding NAD(P) transhydrogenase subunit alpha, whose protein sequence is MDFISILSIFVLACFVGYYVVWSVTPALHTPLMAVTNAISSVIIVGALIAAAAAEVPGAKWLGLLGIVLASVNIFGGFAVTARMLAMYKKKDRPAARGDKS
- a CDS encoding NAD(P)(+) transhydrogenase (Re/Si-specific) subunit beta; its protein translation is MVSVTAGAAGTGASHGPTNAWVALAYLVAGVFFILALRGLSSPATSRTGNRFGMTGMAIAVVTTLVTHFPTTGSPGNALPVDEGWPDLFSFGEIFVAIAIGAIIGITIARRIAMTAMPELVAAFHSLVGLAAVLVGWAAYLNPVAFGILGAYGIEPVSKVEMGLGIAIGAITFSGSVIAFLKLSGRMSGSPILLPARHVINLVTLGAILVLTAMFAHTPGQDANLIFLIALTVLAFLIGFLLIIPIGGADMPVVVSMLNSYSGWAAAAMGFTLGNSAMIITGALVGSSGAILSYIMCRAMNRSFISVIAGGFGADEGGGGVGEPREQRPYKQGSAEDAAYMLKQAESVIIIPGYGMAVAQAQHALREMSDLLEERGVEVKYAIHPVAGRMPGHMNVLLAEASVDYDKVFELEDINSEFAQADVAFIIGANDVVNPAAKSDKSSPIYGMPVFDVDKAKQVFFIKRSMGGLGYAGVGNDVFYMDQTMMLLSDAKKMVEEINKNLDD
- a CDS encoding S8 family serine peptidase, giving the protein MAIAAPVLAQGNAATGVEGPIANQYICVFDGNVICRGQARAAAARLANGNGARVLHVYENSIRGFAFRGSAQGAQNMARGNPWIRYCGQDRVVTLAPPPGRGGGGGGSTSPSQSTPWGIARVGGAGEGRGRVAWIIDTGIDLDHPDLTVSTTASRDFTGARGGPDDDNGHGTHVAGTIAARNNSIGVVGVAAGATVVAVKVLNRRGSGSYSDIIAGVDYVAGAAGSGQVANMSLGGGAYQPLDDAVLAASQRVKMVIAAGNDGADSSGSSPARVNGTNVYTISAIDQNDNLTSWSNYGSPVDYAEPGLNIASTWKDGGYNTISGTSMAAPHAAGILLLGNIATDGYAGNDRDGSPDRIGHR